Proteins from one Juglans microcarpa x Juglans regia isolate MS1-56 chromosome 1S, Jm3101_v1.0, whole genome shotgun sequence genomic window:
- the LOC121247619 gene encoding uncharacterized protein LOC121247619, with amino-acid sequence MLSRIAKLKPLGLSMESSSSSSSWNHQFLQRCSVSGTAKGKAKIKTGQTLKRFRTNTKKGATESKTAGGSKKPFEREDRLEHLCLNAPTPVRYLNPRERAREVKREKLGLVSKDRQRELDLMKKKNYKEKMGIPETPTIIGTPGLDLISLGLVDADKIPQYELTVEDGRRLAKEYSRVLMRRHRTRQAAESNLLTLKKEAIEALPEDLRAAALVPDLTPFPANRFMATLTPPIEGYIDKVKEAAKKSSGKEKLR; translated from the coding sequence ATGCTATCCCGAATTGCAAAACTAAAGCCTCTAGGGTTGTCCATGGagtcctcctcctcctcctcctcttggAACCACCAATTCCTCCAACGATGCTCCGTCAGCGGTACCGCTAAGGGCAAAGCCAAAATCAAAACCGGCCAAACCTTAAAGCGATTCAGAACCAATACCAAAAAGGGCGCTACCGAATCTAAAACCGCCGGAGGATCcaaaaaaccgttcgaacgagaaGACAGGCTTGAACACCTCTGCCTCAATGCTCCCACTCCCGTCCGATACCTGAACCCGAGAGAAAGAGCACGCGAAGTCAAGCGAGAGAAGTTGGGGCTTGTCAGCAAGGACCGGCAGCGAGAGCTGGatttgatgaagaagaagaactacAAGGAAAAGATGGGTATCCCGGAGACGCCGACGATTATTGGGACTCCTGGGTTGGATCTAATATCGCTGGGACTGGTTGATGCAGACAAGATTCCCCAGTATGAACTCACTGTGGAGGATGGGCGGCGCCTGGCCAAGGAGTACAGTAGGGTTCTTATGAGGCGCCACCGGACCAGGCAGGCCGCCGAGTCCAACCTTTTGACGTTGAAGAAGGAGGCAATCGAGGCCCTACCGGAGGATTTGAGAGCCGCCGCTTTGGTACCGGACCTGACACCTTTCCCCGCGAACCGATTCATGGCTACTTTGACTCCGCCAATTGAGGGTTACATTGATAAGGTCAAAGAAGCGGCCAAGAAGAGTAGTGGGAAGGAGAAGCTCAGATGA